A single genomic interval of Adhaeribacter pallidiroseus harbors:
- a CDS encoding TIGR04283 family arsenosugar biosynthesis glycosyltransferase: MISVIIPTYNENEHIVQTIQALYQKGMARAITEVIVVDGGSTDPTVEQAQNAGARVIRSTQKGRAVQLNQAAAVAKGKVLYFLHADTIPPSGFTTDIIAAVQAGYQSGCFLLSFDFSHWFLKANCWFTRFKPIFFRFGDQSLFVTKESFVQAGGYNEKYTVLEDQEIIKRLRKNGRFVILKKPVLTSARKYITNGIYKTQGIFFLIYTMYFLGFSQNKLVRTYKKLVPENKI; this comes from the coding sequence GTGATTAGTGTAATTATCCCTACATATAACGAAAACGAGCACATCGTCCAAACCATTCAGGCTTTATACCAAAAAGGAATGGCCCGCGCTATTACCGAGGTTATTGTGGTAGATGGCGGCAGCACCGACCCCACGGTGGAGCAAGCCCAAAATGCCGGCGCGCGGGTAATACGAAGTACTCAAAAAGGCCGTGCCGTACAACTGAACCAAGCGGCGGCTGTAGCAAAAGGCAAAGTGCTGTATTTTTTACACGCCGATACCATACCGCCTTCCGGCTTTACCACCGACATTATCGCGGCGGTGCAAGCTGGTTATCAAAGCGGCTGTTTTTTGCTAAGTTTCGATTTTAGCCATTGGTTTTTAAAGGCTAATTGCTGGTTTACGCGTTTTAAACCAATTTTTTTTCGGTTCGGCGACCAAAGTTTATTTGTTACCAAAGAAAGTTTTGTGCAAGCGGGCGGCTACAACGAAAAATATACCGTACTGGAAGATCAGGAAATTATAAAACGACTCCGGAAAAACGGCCGGTTTGTAATTTTAAAAAAGCCGGTTTTAACCTCGGCACGTAAATACATTACCAATGGCATTTATAAAACCCAAGGCATCTTTTTTTTAATTTATACCATGTATTTTCTGGGATTTTCGCAAAATAAATTAGTGCGCACGTACAAAAAGCTAGTACCGGAGAATAAAATTTAA
- a CDS encoding PepSY-associated TM helix domain-containing protein, protein MLRKVIGKLHLWLGFSSGLIVLFLALTGCILAFQREIENATQTYRYVVYQPNAGMLPPSQLKQIADTQLPGKKSHSVIYQKNKSAQVVYYNFAPEYYYLVYLNPYTGKVMQVKDMSQDFFRIVIMGHYYLWLPPTIGQPILASATLIFVVMLITGIILWWPKNKAARKQRFSIKWNAAWRRRNYDLHSVLGFYITAIILFIALSGLVMGFKWVANSIYWTASGGKQMTEFYESFSQGKASLSANKMPAIDQLWLKMQPDFQQFTGSMEVHIPENRKSSIEIAFNPETDTYWKTDYRYYDQHTLQEIEVKHVYGKIANATAADKLMRMNYDIHVGAIAGLPGKIIAFIASLFAGSLPITGFIIWWGRHKKDRKEKKRKLFATPELINAYRK, encoded by the coding sequence ATGCTAAGAAAGGTAATTGGTAAACTGCATTTATGGCTCGGATTTAGTTCCGGGCTTATTGTACTTTTTCTGGCTTTAACGGGTTGTATCTTAGCTTTTCAACGCGAAATTGAAAATGCCACCCAAACCTACCGGTACGTAGTTTACCAACCAAATGCCGGTATGCTTCCCCCGTCCCAGTTAAAACAAATTGCCGATACCCAATTGCCAGGTAAAAAAAGCCATAGTGTTATTTACCAAAAAAATAAATCGGCTCAGGTTGTGTATTACAACTTCGCGCCAGAGTATTACTACCTAGTCTATCTAAACCCTTATACCGGCAAAGTGATGCAGGTTAAAGATATGAGCCAAGATTTTTTCCGGATTGTTATTATGGGCCATTATTACTTGTGGTTGCCGCCTACTATTGGACAACCAATACTGGCTTCGGCAACCCTTATTTTTGTAGTAATGCTGATAACCGGAATTATATTGTGGTGGCCCAAAAATAAAGCGGCCCGCAAACAACGGTTTTCCATAAAATGGAATGCCGCCTGGCGCCGCCGCAATTACGATCTGCATAGCGTACTAGGTTTTTACATTACCGCAATAATCTTATTTATTGCCCTTTCGGGTTTAGTAATGGGCTTTAAATGGGTTGCTAATTCAATTTACTGGACTGCCTCCGGAGGGAAGCAGATGACGGAATTTTACGAAAGTTTTTCTCAAGGCAAAGCAAGCCTCTCTGCCAATAAAATGCCCGCTATAGATCAGTTATGGCTTAAAATGCAGCCTGATTTCCAACAATTTACCGGTAGTATGGAAGTGCACATACCCGAAAATAGAAAATCTTCCATTGAAATTGCCTTCAACCCCGAAACAGATACATACTGGAAAACAGATTACCGCTATTATGACCAGCACACCTTACAGGAGATAGAAGTAAAACATGTTTACGGTAAAATAGCCAATGCCACCGCTGCCGATAAACTCATGCGCATGAACTACGACATTCATGTAGGTGCCATTGCGGGCTTACCCGGAAAAATAATTGCTTTTATAGCGAGTTTATTTGCCGGCAGCTTACCCATTACGGGTTTTATAATTTGGTGGGGCCGCCATAAAAAGGATAGAAAAGAAAAAAAGCGGAAGCTTTTTGCGACACCAGAACTAATTAATGCGTATCGCAAGTAA
- a CDS encoding NAD(P)/FAD-dependent oxidoreductase codes for MKNIIIIGGGLAGLITSLQLQQAGAAVTLIERKQYPFHRVCGEYISNEVKPFLKTLGIDLAALQPATINRFLLSSPAGKTLTVPLDLGGFGVSRYTLDNYLFKLAQTRKVNFILNTSVTNVQFAQETDTFTVQLSDSRELSADLVIGAYGKRTNLDRQFNRRFFQQRSPYLGVKYHIRTDFPRDLIALHNFNDGYAGISAIEKDQYCFCYLTTRQNLKKHGTIAQMEQAELQQNPYLKQIFRESEFLYEQPEVINEISFAPKSCLENHVLMCGDAAGLITPLCGNGMAMAIHGAKIISDHVLVYLQGKCSRYQLEQNYSQHWHKQFSARLRVGRIIQGLFGKPIVSEAAVAFLKPMPWAVNFLMKNTHGKAF; via the coding sequence TTGAAAAATATAATAATTATAGGTGGGGGGCTGGCTGGTTTGATAACCAGCTTGCAATTACAACAAGCTGGTGCCGCAGTAACGTTAATTGAACGGAAGCAATACCCCTTCCACCGGGTGTGTGGCGAATACATTTCTAATGAGGTTAAACCTTTTTTAAAAACTTTAGGCATAGACCTCGCTGCTTTACAACCGGCTACTATCAACCGGTTCCTGTTAAGTTCTCCAGCCGGAAAAACCCTGACAGTTCCCCTTGATCTGGGCGGTTTTGGAGTAAGCCGTTACACTCTGGATAATTATTTATTTAAGTTAGCACAAACCAGAAAGGTTAATTTTATATTAAATACCAGTGTTACCAATGTACAATTTGCGCAAGAAACAGATACTTTCACCGTCCAGCTTTCGGATAGCCGGGAGCTATCAGCAGACCTGGTGATTGGGGCTTATGGCAAGCGAACTAATTTGGACCGGCAATTTAACCGCCGCTTTTTCCAGCAACGATCGCCGTACCTGGGGGTAAAATATCATATCCGGACAGATTTTCCACGGGATTTAATTGCGCTTCACAACTTTAATGATGGCTATGCCGGCATATCGGCTATTGAAAAAGATCAATATTGTTTTTGTTACCTAACCACTCGCCAAAATTTAAAAAAACACGGCACTATAGCTCAAATGGAGCAAGCCGAGCTACAACAGAATCCTTACTTAAAACAAATTTTTCGGGAAAGTGAATTTTTATACGAGCAGCCCGAAGTGATTAATGAGATATCGTTTGCTCCTAAAAGCTGCCTCGAAAACCACGTTCTTATGTGCGGTGATGCTGCCGGGCTTATTACTCCTTTATGCGGTAACGGCATGGCCATGGCTATTCACGGCGCAAAAATTATCAGCGACCACGTACTCGTTTATCTCCAAGGCAAGTGTTCCCGCTACCAGTTAGAGCAAAACTATTCGCAGCATTGGCACAAGCAGTTTTCCGCTCGTTTACGGGTTGGGCGTATCATTCAAGGCTTATTCGGAAAACCTATTGTATCGGAAGCAGCCGTCGCATTTTTAAAACCAATGCCTTGGGCGGTAAATTTTTTAATGAAAAATACGCACGGTAAAGCCTTTTAA
- a CDS encoding LacI family DNA-binding transcriptional regulator, producing MKNRPVTIKDIAQQLHISVSTVSRALRGSSDINAETKKAVLDLAAELDYQPNSIALSLVKSRTNILGVIIPDIAVQFFASAISGIQEVASAAGYNVMICQSNESEQTEANNIQALLSSRVAGIIVSVSGNTTNTNHFKILQKKGIPLILFDRVCDDIEASKVIVDDYHGALAAVDHLVAVGCKRIAHLAGPEKLQITANRKNGYLDALRKNNIAINEDLIKHVDFDRQKSLDATTHWIQSENPPDGIFAISDRVAIGAMLAIKAAGLRIPQDIAVVGFGNETTSSILDPALTTVMQYPVEMGRLAARLFLEQIETEEVTSQTIILETKLLVNKSSDRIQLTK from the coding sequence ATGAAGAACAGACCGGTTACCATTAAAGATATTGCGCAGCAGTTACACATTTCGGTATCTACGGTGTCCCGGGCGTTACGGGGTTCTTCGGATATTAACGCGGAAACCAAAAAAGCAGTTCTGGATTTGGCCGCCGAACTTGATTACCAGCCGAATTCCATTGCTTTAAGTTTGGTAAAAAGCCGGACGAATATACTGGGCGTTATCATCCCGGACATTGCCGTGCAATTTTTTGCTTCCGCCATCAGCGGCATTCAAGAAGTAGCTTCCGCGGCGGGCTATAACGTCATGATCTGTCAATCCAACGAATCAGAACAAACCGAGGCCAATAATATTCAGGCCTTACTTTCCAGTAGAGTGGCGGGAATTATTGTTTCGGTATCGGGTAATACTACTAACACCAACCACTTTAAAATACTGCAGAAAAAAGGCATTCCTTTAATTTTATTTGATCGGGTGTGCGATGATATTGAAGCTTCTAAGGTTATTGTGGACGATTATCACGGCGCCTTAGCGGCCGTGGATCATTTAGTAGCAGTAGGCTGTAAACGGATTGCGCACTTAGCCGGCCCGGAAAAATTACAGATTACCGCTAATCGTAAGAATGGTTACCTAGATGCATTGCGTAAAAACAATATTGCCATTAACGAAGACTTGATTAAACACGTTGATTTCGACCGGCAAAAATCATTAGATGCTACTACTCATTGGATACAGTCTGAGAACCCACCTGACGGTATTTTTGCTATAAGCGACCGGGTAGCCATTGGAGCCATGCTGGCCATAAAAGCAGCTGGTTTACGTATTCCGCAAGATATTGCCGTGGTTGGTTTCGGAAACGAAACTACCTCCTCGATTCTGGATCCGGCTTTAACAACGGTAATGCAATATCCCGTAGAAATGGGGCGATTAGCCGCCCGCCTGTTTTTAGAACAAATCGAGACCGAAGAAGTAACTTCCCAAACAATAATCTTGGAAACCAAATTGCTGGTAAATAAGTCTTCGGACCGGATTCAGCTAACAAAATAG
- a CDS encoding type III polyketide synthase — MNSFICAIGTATPPHKIAQMQTADFMATALQMNAEETRKLKALYRVTGIAQRYTVLPDYATTNGEFTFFPNTPDLEPFPTVKQRMGIYQHEALPLSVAAIEDCFTTLEEFDRSSITHLITVSCTGMYAPGLDIDLIQALDLPTTTQRTQINFMGCYAAFNALKVADAFCQANTQARVLVVCTELCTIHFQKYRENDHLVSNAIFGDGSAAVLVQAKPMANQINVALAAFHCELIPAGKKEMAWHIANHGFEMTLSSYVPDLIQKGIKNLTQKLLQHLGIDLTTINLYAIHPGGRKILESIEKALDLQPEHNCFAYEILRDYGNMSSATVLFVLKSLLSTLTPAHHNQPVLSFAFGPGLTLESMLLKVHYV; from the coding sequence ATGAACAGCTTTATCTGTGCAATTGGCACTGCTACGCCCCCCCATAAAATAGCGCAAATGCAAACGGCCGATTTTATGGCTACCGCTTTGCAAATGAATGCGGAAGAAACCCGCAAATTAAAAGCCTTGTACCGGGTTACTGGCATTGCGCAGCGTTACACTGTTTTACCAGATTATGCCACTACTAACGGTGAATTTACATTTTTTCCAAATACACCTGACCTGGAACCATTCCCGACAGTAAAACAACGAATGGGCATTTACCAACACGAAGCGCTACCACTTTCGGTAGCGGCTATCGAGGATTGTTTTACCACGTTAGAAGAATTTGATCGAAGTAGTATCACCCATTTGATTACGGTTTCGTGCACGGGTATGTACGCGCCCGGTTTAGATATTGATTTAATTCAAGCACTGGATTTACCCACTACCACCCAACGCACCCAAATAAATTTTATGGGTTGCTATGCGGCTTTTAATGCCTTAAAAGTAGCCGATGCTTTTTGTCAGGCCAACACACAAGCCCGGGTTTTAGTAGTTTGTACTGAGTTGTGCACCATTCATTTTCAAAAATACCGCGAAAATGATCACTTGGTATCTAATGCCATATTTGGTGATGGTTCGGCCGCTGTTTTAGTACAAGCCAAACCTATGGCTAATCAAATAAATGTGGCTTTAGCGGCTTTCCATTGCGAGTTGATCCCGGCTGGTAAAAAAGAGATGGCCTGGCACATCGCCAATCATGGATTTGAAATGACTTTGTCTTCGTACGTACCGGATCTTATTCAAAAAGGGATTAAAAACCTGACCCAAAAGTTACTGCAACACTTGGGTATTGATTTAACAACTATTAACTTATACGCGATACATCCGGGTGGGCGCAAGATCCTGGAGTCTATTGAAAAAGCTTTAGATTTACAACCAGAACATAATTGCTTTGCTTACGAAATATTGCGAGATTACGGAAATATGTCGTCGGCCACCGTTTTATTTGTTTTAAAATCTTTGCTGAGTACCCTCACGCCGGCTCACCATAATCAGCCGGTATTAAGCTTTGCTTTTGGTCCCGGATTAACCTTAGAATCCATGCTATTAAAAGTGCATTATGTTTAA
- a CDS encoding T9SS type A sorting domain-containing protein: MKKIILLFGAWLICLTIGAQVKAPVALVPDKPQVVVPTKRDIDKEVNVFPNPSTGKVFLSLSGFKGKRTEVQVINVIGNVILRDNFYETEDQTTKVLDLSNFASGLYYVKLEADEYSEIRKVIIN; encoded by the coding sequence ATGAAAAAAATTATACTTTTGTTTGGTGCCTGGTTAATCTGTCTGACTATTGGAGCACAGGTTAAAGCTCCTGTAGCGTTAGTTCCAGACAAGCCACAGGTAGTGGTACCAACAAAACGGGATATAGATAAAGAAGTAAATGTATTTCCAAACCCCAGTACGGGCAAAGTGTTTTTATCACTATCCGGGTTTAAAGGCAAACGCACCGAAGTGCAGGTAATCAATGTAATTGGTAATGTAATCTTGCGGGATAATTTTTACGAAACCGAAGATCAAACTACCAAAGTGCTCGACTTAAGTAATTTTGCCAGCGGTTTATATTACGTAAAATTAGAAGCCGATGAGTACAGCGAGATTCGAAAAGTAATTATCAATTAA
- a CDS encoding methyltransferase domain-containing protein has translation MFKNRSTTPELMDDPNVDGSALRRNLEELEFINKWLGGNEVVTHALDILWKDGLLNPELRTTLQIADLGCGGGDILREVAEWAFEKNINATLTGVDANPVMIKYAQQTCADITNIHFLETDIFSASFQKNHYDIIICSLFCHHFTDAQLQKLLQQLKQQAQLAIIINDIHRHPLAYYSIKWLTYFFSRSYLVKNDAPLSVLRAFRRPELKKLFQAAGFSRYQLRWQWAFRWQAILFQ, from the coding sequence ATGTTTAAGAACAGGTCAACCACTCCTGAGTTAATGGACGATCCTAATGTAGATGGTTCTGCGCTCCGTCGTAACCTGGAAGAGTTGGAATTTATTAATAAGTGGTTAGGTGGCAACGAAGTGGTAACACATGCTTTGGATATCTTATGGAAAGATGGCTTGCTTAATCCGGAATTACGAACCACTCTGCAAATTGCTGATCTAGGCTGTGGGGGTGGTGATATTTTGCGCGAAGTAGCAGAATGGGCTTTTGAGAAAAATATCAATGCTACCTTAACCGGGGTAGATGCCAACCCCGTTATGATTAAGTATGCGCAACAAACCTGCGCTGATATTACCAACATTCATTTTCTGGAAACAGATATTTTTAGTGCTAGTTTTCAGAAAAATCACTACGACATTATAATATGCAGTTTGTTCTGTCATCATTTTACCGATGCACAATTGCAAAAATTATTACAACAATTAAAGCAGCAAGCGCAGTTGGCTATTATCATCAACGATATTCATCGCCACCCCCTGGCTTATTATTCTATTAAATGGCTCACTTACTTTTTCTCCCGATCGTACCTGGTAAAGAATGATGCACCCTTGTCGGTACTAAGGGCCTTTCGCCGGCCAGAATTAAAAAAATTGTTTCAAGCGGCCGGTTTCTCGCGCTACCAGCTACGTTGGCAATGGGCTTTCCGGTGGCAAGCTATTCTTTTTCAATAG
- a CDS encoding thiamine pyrophosphate-requiring protein gives MKENVSDYLLKRIAAWGVTRMFGYPGDGINGIMGALDRMENPIEFIQTRHEEMASLMACAHAKFTKQVGVCIATSGPGAIHLLNGLYDAKLDHQPVVALVGQKALTALGGNSQQEVDLMSLFKDVASEYIQMAVDPAQIRHLIDRAFRIAISQRTVTCIIIPNDLQTKEYQEPPHKQQTIHSGIGYSAPRVLPQKADLEKAAAILNASEKVAILVGAGALHAAEEVIEIAELLGAGVAKAFLGKTVLPDNLPFVTGAIGLFGTNASHDMMQNCDTLLMIGSSFPYAEFLPEEGKARGIQIELDGRMQSIRYPMEVNLTGDSAETLKALIPLVKRKSDRSWQLRIEKNVQAWWQLVNVWAQREANPVNPRLLFEELSPLLPDNCIITCDSGSTSSWTAQHIRIRKGMQFSVSGTLATMGCSVPYAIAAKFAHPAQAVFAFSGDGAMQMGGNNELLTVQKYWKKWQNPKFILLVLNNRDLNFVTWEQRLMQGDPKFIESQVLPEFNYAQYAESLGFVGIRVEHPDQVAAAWETALQADRPVVIDALTDPEVLTFTPDVAKEFAQKLAQAIEKGDEAALQHLEDPLRQAVNQALQQN, from the coding sequence ATGAAAGAAAATGTAAGCGATTACTTGTTAAAGCGCATAGCTGCCTGGGGCGTGACCCGGATGTTTGGTTATCCTGGTGATGGAATTAACGGCATTATGGGCGCATTAGACCGAATGGAGAATCCGATTGAATTTATCCAAACCCGGCACGAAGAAATGGCTTCTTTAATGGCTTGTGCGCACGCCAAATTTACGAAACAAGTGGGTGTTTGTATTGCTACTTCTGGTCCGGGAGCGATTCATTTATTAAATGGTCTTTACGATGCCAAGCTCGATCATCAACCGGTAGTAGCCCTGGTGGGGCAAAAAGCACTAACGGCTTTAGGGGGCAATAGCCAGCAAGAAGTTGATTTAATGTCTTTGTTTAAAGATGTTGCTTCCGAGTATATCCAAATGGCCGTTGATCCGGCACAAATTCGGCACTTGATTGATCGGGCCTTCCGGATTGCCATTTCCCAGCGTACCGTAACCTGCATTATCATTCCGAACGATTTACAAACCAAAGAATACCAAGAACCACCGCATAAACAACAAACCATTCATTCTGGCATCGGCTATTCGGCACCGCGGGTACTGCCCCAAAAAGCCGATTTAGAAAAAGCCGCGGCTATATTGAACGCCAGCGAAAAAGTAGCCATTCTGGTGGGAGCCGGAGCCTTGCACGCCGCAGAAGAAGTAATAGAAATTGCTGAGTTACTCGGTGCCGGTGTAGCCAAAGCTTTTCTAGGGAAAACGGTTTTACCCGATAATTTGCCTTTTGTAACGGGGGCCATTGGTTTGTTTGGTACCAATGCCTCCCACGACATGATGCAAAACTGCGATACCCTGCTGATGATTGGGTCAAGTTTCCCGTATGCCGAATTTTTGCCGGAAGAAGGTAAAGCCCGTGGCATTCAGATTGAGTTAGATGGGCGTATGCAAAGTATTCGTTACCCGATGGAAGTAAATTTAACCGGTGATAGTGCCGAAACGTTAAAAGCTTTAATTCCGCTGGTTAAGCGTAAATCGGATCGCAGTTGGCAACTGCGGATTGAAAAAAATGTGCAAGCTTGGTGGCAATTAGTAAACGTTTGGGCTCAGCGGGAGGCTAATCCGGTAAATCCCCGGTTATTGTTTGAGGAACTTTCGCCGCTTTTACCAGATAATTGCATAATCACCTGCGATTCGGGTTCAACTTCGAGCTGGACAGCGCAGCATATTCGCATTCGCAAAGGCATGCAATTTTCAGTTTCCGGTACGCTGGCTACCATGGGTTGTTCCGTGCCTTATGCCATAGCCGCTAAATTTGCTCATCCTGCGCAAGCAGTTTTTGCTTTTTCAGGAGATGGAGCCATGCAAATGGGCGGTAATAACGAGTTGTTAACAGTTCAGAAGTACTGGAAAAAATGGCAGAATCCTAAATTTATCTTGCTGGTACTCAATAACCGGGATCTTAACTTTGTAACTTGGGAACAAAGGTTAATGCAAGGCGATCCTAAGTTTATCGAGTCGCAGGTGTTGCCAGAATTTAATTACGCCCAATATGCGGAATCTTTAGGGTTTGTTGGTATTAGGGTAGAACATCCCGATCAGGTAGCTGCTGCCTGGGAGACTGCTTTGCAAGCTGACCGTCCTGTCGTTATCGATGCTCTTACTGATCCGGAAGTATTAACTTTCACCCCGGACGTGGCTAAAGAGTTTGCTCAAAAATTAGCCCAAGCTATTGAGAAAGGTGATGAGGCGGCGTTACAACACCTGGAAGATCCCTTACGTCAAGCTGTCAATCAAGCTCTACAGCAGAACTAG
- a CDS encoding SGNH/GDSL hydrolase family protein has product MAYLKNFNSVFICLLIIFPDAFLQAQDLSKWEKEIAAFEQQDKVTPPARSSIVFTGSSSIRLWETLDQDFPGKHVLNRGFGGSQTFEVLHFADRLILPYHPKQVVIYVGDNDLAAGKTPNQVFTDFKALFQKIKKSNPKTNVTFISIKPSPSRKNLLPAIKQTNQLVRAYLKKQQRTDYVDVYTRMLLSSGKFNPKLYRADSLHMTDAGYRIWAEAVRPVLK; this is encoded by the coding sequence ATGGCTTATCTTAAAAACTTTAATTCTGTTTTTATTTGTTTATTAATAATCTTCCCGGATGCTTTCTTACAAGCTCAGGATTTATCTAAGTGGGAAAAGGAAATTGCTGCTTTTGAACAGCAAGATAAAGTAACTCCACCAGCGCGTTCCTCTATTGTATTTACCGGCAGTTCCTCCATCCGGTTATGGGAAACCCTGGATCAGGATTTTCCGGGTAAGCATGTATTAAATCGGGGTTTTGGCGGTTCACAAACTTTTGAAGTACTGCATTTCGCCGATCGCCTGATTTTACCTTATCACCCCAAGCAAGTAGTAATTTACGTAGGCGATAATGACTTGGCGGCTGGTAAAACACCTAATCAGGTCTTTACTGATTTTAAAGCTTTATTTCAAAAAATTAAAAAAAGCAATCCCAAAACAAACGTTACATTTATCTCGATTAAACCTAGCCCTTCGCGCAAGAATTTACTACCGGCTATTAAACAAACCAACCAACTAGTTCGGGCATATTTAAAAAAGCAGCAACGTACAGATTATGTAGATGTATATACCCGAATGTTGCTGTCTTCCGGAAAGTTTAATCCTAAATTGTACCGGGCTGATAGTTTGCACATGACCGACGCGGGTTACCGAATTTGGGCAGAAGCAGTACGGCCGGTGTTAAAGTAA
- a CDS encoding AI-2E family transporter, with amino-acid sequence MQGVSINRVAVVQVVGILTIIILYYGRIFLVPLAFAILFAMMLLPVSRKLEQWGTSRITSTLLCIALILLFIAVVFFIIGLQAASLSEDLPQIQQKLQQLVNAGQQWVQQQFGVAPQEQIAFLKSQISKFSQSFNKFATGLLSGSMGMLSSFALIMIYFFFLMWKREKYEAFFLKFSDAGNRPEAKQELHEITKVASQYLVARLLSMVFLAIFYMVGFSIIGLKNAVIISLVAVLPTIVPYIGSIMGGLFPLIMALVAGSSSMVVPVMVILVLAQIIDNNIIEPLVEGNSLNLSPFITIIAIVLGELIWGIAGMILFIPLFAIIRIICGHIPALHPYSFLLENDVKEPKWIEKVKGWFK; translated from the coding sequence ATGCAAGGAGTTTCTATCAACCGAGTGGCGGTAGTGCAGGTAGTGGGCATTTTAACCATTATTATTTTATACTACGGCCGTATATTTCTCGTTCCGTTAGCCTTTGCTATTTTATTTGCCATGATGTTGTTGCCGGTCAGCCGTAAACTGGAGCAGTGGGGAACAAGCCGGATCACTTCAACCTTGCTGTGTATTGCCTTAATTTTATTATTTATTGCGGTCGTATTTTTTATTATTGGTTTGCAAGCGGCTAGTTTATCTGAAGATTTACCGCAGATTCAGCAAAAGTTGCAGCAGTTAGTCAATGCTGGGCAGCAATGGGTGCAACAGCAATTCGGCGTGGCCCCCCAAGAGCAGATTGCCTTTTTAAAATCGCAGATTTCTAAATTTTCGCAATCTTTTAACAAGTTTGCTACCGGTTTACTATCCGGCAGTATGGGTATGCTCAGTAGCTTTGCTCTTATCATGATTTATTTCTTTTTTCTGATGTGGAAACGGGAAAAGTACGAAGCCTTTTTTTTAAAATTTTCTGATGCCGGAAATCGACCGGAGGCAAAACAGGAACTGCACGAAATAACAAAAGTAGCCTCGCAATATTTAGTAGCCCGTTTACTATCTATGGTTTTTCTGGCTATATTTTATATGGTGGGTTTTTCCATTATCGGGTTAAAAAATGCCGTAATTATCAGCTTAGTGGCTGTTTTGCCGACCATTGTGCCCTATATCGGTTCTATTATGGGTGGTTTATTCCCGCTTATCATGGCTTTAGTGGCGGGTTCTTCCAGTATGGTGGTACCAGTAATGGTAATATTGGTGCTGGCGCAAATAATTGATAATAATATAATAGAACCCTTAGTAGAAGGTAACAGCCTTAATTTAAGCCCTTTTATAACTATTATCGCCATTGTGCTGGGAGAGCTCATCTGGGGCATTGCCGGCATGATCTTGTTTATTCCGCTTTTCGCTATAATCCGAATTATTTGCGGCCATATTCCGGCCTTGCACCCCTACAGTTTCCTGCTCGAAAATGACGTGAAAGAACCGAAGTGGATAGAGAAAGTTAAAGGCTGGTTTAAGTAG